The following proteins are encoded in a genomic region of Grus americana isolate bGruAme1 chromosome 5, bGruAme1.mat, whole genome shotgun sequence:
- the LOC129207050 gene encoding transmembrane protein 151B-like isoform X1 yields the protein MSSEGEAEAAAESGPGSTPAPGAAAAAVREEQRPVKQSLSACMCRESHWKCLLLSILMYGCLGAVAWCQLARVTKLSFDSSFKGKSMIYHDSPCSDGYVYIPLAFLSMLYVVYLVECWHCHVKRELQYKADVDSVYECINRMQQATPCIWWKAISYHFVRRTRQVTRYRNGDAYTTTQVYHERVNTHVAEAEFDYSHCGYKDISKELLGLESYTATKLRFTKCFSFANIESENSYLTQRAHFFTEIEGLDDYMEVREGMQLKNVDFKELMMAYGDPDHLPWYVSHYAFWVAAILMISWPLRVLIEYRTAYVHYHVEKLLGLEYTAPTVAEEPLYRYRMPRDATQDSTELEWHICTNRQLIPSYSEAMLMDLADSPAYNSYAVCRYGETAHGCERCNHASSTSSIFSRHAFHSCSGNSRLSLNTSRFSLCRVHGSHRTGLWRSRSSSIADRGCQDEQCCSYSSQLAVNENPPTYHDARFFPVLIVHRPEGHDGRHFYVRRSSCLETSL from the coding sequence CAACGCCCCGTGAAGCAGTCCCTGAGTGCCTGCATGTGCCGAGAGTCCCACTGGAAatgcctcctcctctccatcctcatgTATGGCTGCCTGGGTGCAGTGGCCTGGTGTCAGCTGGCCCGGGTCACCAAGCTCAGCTTCGATAGCTCCTTCAAGGGCAAGTCCATGATCTACCATGACAGCCCGTGCTCGGACGGCTATGTCTATATCCCGCTGGCCTTCCTCTCTATGCTGTACGTGGTGTACCTGGTGGAGTGCTGGCACTGCCACGTCAAGAGAGAGCTGCAATACAAGGCAGATGTGGACAGTGTCTATGAATGCATCAACCGCATGCAGCAAGCCACTCCGTGCATCTGGTGGAAGGCCATCAGCTACCACTTTGTGCGGCGAACCCGACAGGTGACCCGGTACCGCAACGGCGATGCCTACACCACCACGCAAGTCTACCACGAGAGGGTCAACACCCACGTGGCTGAAGCTGAGTTTGACTACTCTCACTGTGGATACAAGGACATCtccaaggagctcctgggcctGGAAAGCTACACAGCCACCAAGCTGAGGTTCACTAAGTGCTTCAGCTTTGCCAATATTGAGTCTGAGAACTCTTACCTGACTCAGAGGGCTCACTTCTTCACAGAAATCGAGGGGCTGGATGACTACATGGAGGTGAGGGAAGGCATGCAGCTCAAAAACGTGGACTTTAAAGAGCTTATGATGGCCTACGGGGACCCGGATCACCTCCCGTGGTATGTGTCCCACTATGCTTTCTGGGTGGCAGCTATCCTGATGATCTCGTGGCCGCTCAGGGTACTCATAGAGTATCGAACTGCTTACGTTCATTACCACGTGGAGAAACTGCTGGGCCTGGAGTACACGGCGCCCACGGTGGCGGAGGAGCCCTTGTACCGGTACCGCATGCCCCGAGATGCCACGCAGGACAGCACTGAGCTGGAGTGGCACATCTGCACCAACCGGCAGCTGATCCCCAGCTACTCGGAGGCCATGCTCATGGACCTGGCCGACTCCCCGGCCTACAACAGCTACGCGGTATGCCGGTATGGTGAAACAGCCCACGGCTGCGAACGCTGCAACCATGCCTCCAGCACCTCCTCCATCTTCTCACGCCATGCTTTCCACAGCTGCAGCGGCAACTCCCGCCTCTCCCTCAACACCAGCCGCTTCTCCCTCTGCCGTGTCCACGGCTCCCACAGGACAGGCCTCTGGAggagccgcagcagcagcatcgCGGACCGGGGCTGCCAGGACGAGCAGTGCTGCTCCTACTCCAGCCAGCTGGCTGTCAACGAAAACCCCCCAACTTACCACGACGCCCGCTTCTTCCCTGTCCTGATAGTGCACAGGCCAGAGGGGCATGATGGGCGGCATTTCTACGTCAGGCGCTCCTCCTGTCTAGAAACCTCTCTGTGA
- the LOC129207050 gene encoding transmembrane protein 151B-like isoform X2 produces MCRESHWKCLLLSILMYGCLGAVAWCQLARVTKLSFDSSFKGKSMIYHDSPCSDGYVYIPLAFLSMLYVVYLVECWHCHVKRELQYKADVDSVYECINRMQQATPCIWWKAISYHFVRRTRQVTRYRNGDAYTTTQVYHERVNTHVAEAEFDYSHCGYKDISKELLGLESYTATKLRFTKCFSFANIESENSYLTQRAHFFTEIEGLDDYMEVREGMQLKNVDFKELMMAYGDPDHLPWYVSHYAFWVAAILMISWPLRVLIEYRTAYVHYHVEKLLGLEYTAPTVAEEPLYRYRMPRDATQDSTELEWHICTNRQLIPSYSEAMLMDLADSPAYNSYAVCRYGETAHGCERCNHASSTSSIFSRHAFHSCSGNSRLSLNTSRFSLCRVHGSHRTGLWRSRSSSIADRGCQDEQCCSYSSQLAVNENPPTYHDARFFPVLIVHRPEGHDGRHFYVRRSSCLETSL; encoded by the coding sequence ATGTGCCGAGAGTCCCACTGGAAatgcctcctcctctccatcctcatgTATGGCTGCCTGGGTGCAGTGGCCTGGTGTCAGCTGGCCCGGGTCACCAAGCTCAGCTTCGATAGCTCCTTCAAGGGCAAGTCCATGATCTACCATGACAGCCCGTGCTCGGACGGCTATGTCTATATCCCGCTGGCCTTCCTCTCTATGCTGTACGTGGTGTACCTGGTGGAGTGCTGGCACTGCCACGTCAAGAGAGAGCTGCAATACAAGGCAGATGTGGACAGTGTCTATGAATGCATCAACCGCATGCAGCAAGCCACTCCGTGCATCTGGTGGAAGGCCATCAGCTACCACTTTGTGCGGCGAACCCGACAGGTGACCCGGTACCGCAACGGCGATGCCTACACCACCACGCAAGTCTACCACGAGAGGGTCAACACCCACGTGGCTGAAGCTGAGTTTGACTACTCTCACTGTGGATACAAGGACATCtccaaggagctcctgggcctGGAAAGCTACACAGCCACCAAGCTGAGGTTCACTAAGTGCTTCAGCTTTGCCAATATTGAGTCTGAGAACTCTTACCTGACTCAGAGGGCTCACTTCTTCACAGAAATCGAGGGGCTGGATGACTACATGGAGGTGAGGGAAGGCATGCAGCTCAAAAACGTGGACTTTAAAGAGCTTATGATGGCCTACGGGGACCCGGATCACCTCCCGTGGTATGTGTCCCACTATGCTTTCTGGGTGGCAGCTATCCTGATGATCTCGTGGCCGCTCAGGGTACTCATAGAGTATCGAACTGCTTACGTTCATTACCACGTGGAGAAACTGCTGGGCCTGGAGTACACGGCGCCCACGGTGGCGGAGGAGCCCTTGTACCGGTACCGCATGCCCCGAGATGCCACGCAGGACAGCACTGAGCTGGAGTGGCACATCTGCACCAACCGGCAGCTGATCCCCAGCTACTCGGAGGCCATGCTCATGGACCTGGCCGACTCCCCGGCCTACAACAGCTACGCGGTATGCCGGTATGGTGAAACAGCCCACGGCTGCGAACGCTGCAACCATGCCTCCAGCACCTCCTCCATCTTCTCACGCCATGCTTTCCACAGCTGCAGCGGCAACTCCCGCCTCTCCCTCAACACCAGCCGCTTCTCCCTCTGCCGTGTCCACGGCTCCCACAGGACAGGCCTCTGGAggagccgcagcagcagcatcgCGGACCGGGGCTGCCAGGACGAGCAGTGCTGCTCCTACTCCAGCCAGCTGGCTGTCAACGAAAACCCCCCAACTTACCACGACGCCCGCTTCTTCCCTGTCCTGATAGTGCACAGGCCAGAGGGGCATGATGGGCGGCATTTCTACGTCAGGCGCTCCTCCTGTCTAGAAACCTCTCTGTGA